The nucleotide sequence TGGAGCTAAATTCATTCAAAGGCAGCACAGACAGAGAGACAATATCCAAGGCGGTCGCCAAACTACATACATAACCTCCATAAAAATGACATAACATTAGTCAATGCAGATAAAGAATGTAACCAGAATGTAAAATTGTGATCAACTTGACACCAACATCCTCATCTGACTGTGTCTTCACACGACAgctgtttggggggggggattgTATTCAGCATGCCGTCTTCTTTCTGGTCCAAGTACTCAGTGAATAGAAACATGGGGGTACGGAAAGAGTGGGGGGGTGAATGAGAGGTGATGGCAATAGCTAGACCCCGGGGAACCGGCTCATCATGAAAGGTTCTGAGGGACAATTCTGTTGGGATGCACGCATACTCGGGCCCCTTCCTAAAGACCCACAATGACATCACTGTGTTACTTGGAACCTCTGAGGTTGGGTTCATCCAAGATCCCCCAAACAATTTAACCATGACAACTTTTTCCATGTAACACCTATTAATATTTGATGAACAGTTTGAGAAATTCTGCTCTGTGGTAATTTatgcataaataatattttatgaaaaatttttgtAACCTGAAAgggtttttatgatttttcttttttctttattaattcccTTCATTAATAAGCATTTGTGctaaagtcactttttttttgctGGTAACACAggcttgattctttttttaaagcttaccaTTTTACTCACCCATATGCATGTATACAAGAGATTCTCTTACAGATGGAGGtcctggggtgaggggaggcccTGGGTGAGAGTGTTACTATTAGGACAGCCAGTTTCCAGGCGGTGGGGATGGATGACCCCACTAcaagaatagaagagaacttctgGTATGTAGagaagagacaaagggagaagggATGGAATGGGCAGAGCCTTGTCTCCAGGAAGGAGGAAAATTCAGGTCCTGAGCCCGAAGAAGCAGGTGAGCCTGGACCAAAGCCTCCACCCATAGCTCTGGGGCCAGAATCCGGCCGACCGGGCAAGCCCTCTTCCAGCCATGCTCACATCATGGTGGTAACCCAACCGACGCAGGTAGCCTTTGCTTTCTGGATGAGGAGGAGAACTTGAAAGAAGATGGTGTAGAAACAATGGGAGAGCCTAGACGCACTGCAGCTGAGCATTGACTGCTGCACCTCATCTATATCCACGGCCCAAACCACTTGAGTTGGATGCTGCCCAGTTTCTGACAGTGGGCTTCCTGGCCTCTGCTCACCCTTTGAGACCGGCACCCCATCCACTGCCCCCTTTGGTAATGGCTTGTTTGTTACTGCGAACATTAAAGGTGATTAGTGGAGCTGCATCTTCCAGAGGAAATTAAGTTATACAACCAAGCTTTTAAGATCAGTATCAGTACAATGAATCTCTGGACTTCCAAAGCAACAGGCCAAGTTTGCCCTgggtcagggggtgggggagaacgAGTCTCTTTCTGTAGTCCTTTCCTACCCAGCACCTTCCCCAGGCTCCAGCCCTGCTTCTAGACTCTTACTTCCCTCAAAGCCCACCTCTTCCTGCATGATGTCCTGGGCACCACGTGACCCCTTACCATCATTCCTCTCACCACCACCTTCATCCAAACGGCCGGTCTTAATGCCAATAACATCCTAAGAAAGCTCTCTGATTCAACTACATCAtggggcgcccagctggctcagtccgtagagcatgaaactcttgatctcagggttgtgagtccgagcctcacactgagtgtagagcttactaaataaataaataaataaataaataaataaataaataaataaactacatcATGAGGCTGCTCTGAAAATTAAGtggtttttatgctttttttgtttgatCCTTGCTACTTATTTTTCCAAAGCTCTCTACCTCCTTTGACTGACACAATCCAATTCCAGAAGGTTCTTTCTGttcaaaagccataagatacatCATTTGGCAACCATCACAATAATTACTGActcaggcaagaatcatcaacGGATGCTAAGCTAGGGGGTAAAAGTTTGATGAAGAATAGGAAACTTATACAGTTATCAAGGTATCTCCCTACAAGATATTGATTAATTATAATGGGGAAAATAGTGACTTTAGAGTGGGAAATCTAGACAGACACCACCTTAACTAAGTGATCAAACTCCACCAAACTGGTGAGGACAGAAATGGACCCTCTCTGCTTCCAGATAGCTGCACTGACAAGAACCCAGTAGCACTTCACTTGAGGGATGTTTCTGCCAGAAATGCATAGCCTGGATCTAATTATGAGGAAATATCACATAAACCAAACACAAAGCATGATCTGGAATGTTCTTTTGCTATGAAGTGTATTTGCGGGACAATTGCCGAGATTTGAATGGTCTGCAGATTAATTGATAGTGTTGTATCAATGTTAGTTTCCTGATAAGAGAATGTTTTTAGGAAATACCCACTGAAGGATTTAGGGGTAAAAGGGCATCATGTCTGTAACCTACTCTTAAACAACAATTCAGAAAAACTTATTGATTGATGGAGCACAAATCTGGTTAAATGTTAACAGTTGGAGAATCTGGCTGAAGGATGCGTGGTGATTCTTTGTgctcattttagaaattttctttaagtCTGAAGTTATGAAAAACTAAATATATGAGTTCCTAGATACCATAAGAGCACCTAGAAAGGAAGTTGGACCTCTCTAGATTTAGAACTGGGGACATGGCAGATCCCAGAGTCAGGAGACCAGCTTGATTTGAGGGGCTAGGCACCCTTGCTGAAGATCAGAAGGTCTGGAAAAAGGGGAATGTGGCACTGGGCCTCCTCCctccaagaaaaacagaaatgaagtcACAAGCAATTCTCCCTCTTACCTTCTGGACATTCAGCTGTAGACCCACAGACCCCCAATCTGACCACATAAGACTTTTTGTACACATAGGTTACTGTTGTGGTCTAATTACTGTGTAGCATAATCTTGTGTGTCATCGAATgacaaataattttgttttaaatttgataaGATTTCAATTTCAATTAGGTTATCGGTATGCTTGCCATCATTATTTAGctcagtttttaaataattgcttGTTTAGGTAGTTTGGTTATTCCTCTACAATGTCCAAGGATTGATAAGGACTGGGCCCAGATTTAGCCCCATGTGCTTTCGGGCACGTTGCATTGCTTCTGTGGTATTCCAGGCTGAGAAGTCGGGACTTTCCAGAAGGCATTGTAAGCCAAGGGTTGGAGCTTGAGCTGTGATGTCAGAAGGACAGAATGGGGTGTGAATCCAGTGTGTACCACTTCAAGGTGAAGTTGGGTGGGTCACCTTCCTCTTTTGAGGCTATCTTCTTATCCATCAAACGCAGAAAAGAAAGCCcggttgttgtgaggactggTAGGAGGCTTTCACACAAAACAACCTGCCCAGTTCCTCACcagtagttgtgacagaaaccCCTGGGAATCACCCTCTTCCCAGAGAATGCCGGATGAGCCAGCACTCAAGCTCGCCTCTGTAAACACCTGCTAGATCCCTCCAGCAAAGTGAACCTTCTCCTTCCTGCAACCTTTCCAACTGTTTTTAGGTCAGGTGTGCCTGATATGATAAATAGGCAGTTTAATTAAATAGAAACTtcaaaaaatgagtaaaaattacATAAACTAAGCTGAATATTTGGAAAGAGTCACAGGTAAAATGGTAAAAGCAATAATTCTGCTGATTTAGGAATTATTTAGGTGGGGGTTAAGTGGCTCTGGAAGGTCAGAGACCATGGGAGAGATGGCTTTGTGAGTTTTTCCTCTGCTTCCACAAAGCTGTGACTGGAAATCAGACAGGCAGGCTCATGGGTGTGGTTCAGGTAAGAAAGATGACACAGAATGCCCAGCTGGGGGTTCACGCTTAGGGGCAATGTCCTGGCATCACCTGAGAGATCGgcagtgagtgaatgaatgtgaATGCAACTTTAGGTTGAATTTCAAGTCAAATATCTAAGGcacatttatatcatttttttttatttccccacttTAAACAGCTTTTTTGATTCATTAGTCCCTGTGCGTTAGATGAAAGGCCTTCTGATGTATTTTATTAAGAACATTGGTGGTAGGTAGAAACCATTTGTTTGGCGAATACAAATACCCCATATTCTCCGAGGATTTTTCCCAGTGGTTCCCCATCTTTGCTGCTCATCGGCACCATCTGGGGAGCTCTGATGATTGAGTCCCTCTCACTCCACCCCTGAACTTTGAATTAATTATCTGGGTAGGGCCTGGGTAGGTGATTCTCATGTGCTGCCAGGCTTGGGGACCACTGATCTGTATTATTTGCTACTTGGGCCTCAGTCTGTGACCATGTTTGCAGGAGTCAGACAGAGAGTCTTGGCCTCCGCTCTTCCTCCCCCAAAGCCGACGAGGGGGCTTGTGCAGACAATCCGTAAGAGTCCCTGAGTTGTTGGGAGGAGTCTGAACCCCTGGAGGGTAGCTCCCAGAAAAGTGAAAGGGGCCTCGGGACAGTCCACACTGTGGCAATGGGATGAGAAGCAGGTCAGACGGCGAGATGGATAGGATGGCATGAAGGTGTAGGCTGAGATTGGTCATCCTCATCAGCCCTATAAGTGCCATGATCAAGCATACGAAGATGAAGATTGTGTTGGAGAAAAATTTCCTTGAAGTCAGGCATTTCATTTTCCTATCGGTGGATATCGGGATGGTCTTATGCACAGTCGATTCTCATTACTCGTGGTAATGATGGTCTATAAAGTTGCCACACACAATGAATTAGCTAATATGGAACCAGTGTTCCTGGGAGGAAGACAGGGTTCAGTTGCTGAGAGCCTCTGGCTGTCGCatgttcatcaattgatggataaATGACCTTGTTTTGTGtgcttctgtttaaagacaccttatttaatgtaTACTGTTGACTCACTAACATAgaactcatggccaacagcacCAGAACTCATGTTCGAataaagcttatctaacacatgcATCTCCTCCATAAGGCACATCCCAGATTTCTTGTGCTCAGAACACCAGATAGCATTTCAGCACTACCCTTAGGAGCCATTTTAAATAGTGAAATggccaacaaaaagcacaaaaatgcaaaaaacctGGCACTAAAAAATCCCCAGAGGACACAGGCTTATGCTACAAGAGCTTGAACAAGAAGGCGGAGCATTGCCTTGTTTGACGTCTGCGGGGGGATGTGTGCATGAGGAGACGCAGATTCTAACTGCTGTGCTCATGTCCATGCATGGCTGTGAAAGCACTATGAGTATTGGTTTTGGGGTTACACTTACGTTTTTGTGAGTGGGTGAATTTGTAGATATGGAATTTGAAAGAACGAGGATCGCCTATACATAGCTGGTGCCGTTTCTACTACTTCTTCCTACTGTCCTGCTCAGTCCTATCCTTCACCTTCTTCAAAAGCCTACTTCCCCTGCCAAGAGGGATCTTTGCTGATTTGCAACCTGTCTCTGATCGTTTGTCTGTGCTCAATTCCCAACTGAGAATACCCTTGAGACAACTCAGTCCATCAATCACTGAACCAATCAATACTcatgaagtattttaaagcacCCAATAGAActttttttgtttcaagattttatttttaagtaatctctacatccaatgtggggcttgaactcacaatcctgagaacAATAGTCACATGTCTGAGCCAGTCAGTTACCCCCTAAAGTACATAATAGAACTTTTGAGAAGTGTGGTgggagaaagataaatacaagaAGCAATggcttccaggggtgcctgggtggctcagttgttaagcatctgccttcagctcaggtcatggtctcagggtcctgggatcaagccctgcattgggctccctgctcagcgggaagtctgcttctccctctcccactccccctgcttgggttccctctctcactgtctctctctctgtcaaatgaataaataaataaataaaatcttaaaaaaaaaaaaagaagcaatggcTTCCAAAGAGGGGTTTGCTATTTACTAGCAGTTGAGGAGAGAAAGTTACCATGTGAAACAAAGGCAAACCATGTTGGAAAGGACCTAAGTCTAGTTTACAAAAATGTTGCACCCTGCAGGTGCTCTAGATGTCTAGAAAAGAAAGATACCAAAGAGgtcattaaataaaacttttctgaGACATGGACCTTTCATGGGACTTAGGAAAGACAAATATGGAGAGTAGGTGGGGAAGTTTTCAGGGTATATGAATGCAGCCTGAGAAGTGGGAATGAACATCgattcccccccccaaataagAATAAAGAGATGAACTTAGGCAGGATGCTTTTATGTAAGGAGTTAGAAGTGATAGAGCTGAGTGCAAGCCCAGCTCTGCCTGATGATGCTTTGTTCCTTGTTCTGTCAGATGTTTTACCAAAAAACATTGACAGGACACTCCACATGGATGAACCAGCACCAAATATTTTGTGTCCCAATCACATGTCTTCTGCCAAGATCTCAAGGACTCATTGGTAATAGTAGCTATTTTAACTTATCCCCAATATATTTGAGATGTCATCCTGAAGAAAGGTCTAGGAAATGGGCTCTCAGGTAGTGAATTACTCCATAGGATCTGTGACAGATTTCACTCACATATTCAATACCTTCCAACAGGTAACCCACCCCCTCCTCTTCAGCAGCAAACTAAGCAGCTACATACTAGTGAACATCACAGGTATAAACCATATTACTCCTTGTTGTTGCTGGAGGCAGTGTAGCAAACCTTTGCAAGTCTGTTACCAGTAATAAACTACTGCTGTACAGGATTATGTTAAGGTGGCTACTTGACCGCTGGACCATGGCTATAGCCTCAGGGGGAGCCAGCCTCCTAAGAATGTTGTTAATAACCcacacttacatggtcaattacTCTACAATAAAGAAggtaagaatatgcaatgggggaagaaacagtctcttcaataaattgtgctgggaaaaaagaaacagctacatgcaaaagaataaaactggtccactttcttacatcatacacaaaaataaactcaaaatggattaaagacctaaatggaagacctgaaaccataaaactcccaggagaaaacacaggcagtaaactcCTGGACATCAGCTAGAgctatttttctagatatgtctcctgaggcaagggaaacaaaagcaaaaatattgggaccacaccaaaataaaaagctcctgcacagcacaggaaactgtcatcaaaatgaaaaggcaatctcctgaataggagaagatatttgcaaatgatatatcagattcaaaatatataaagaacttatacaactcaacaccaaaaaaacccaaatgatctgaataaaaaatgggcagaggacctgaacagatatttttccaaagaagacatacatatggccagcagacatatgaaaagacactcaacatcactaatcttcagggaaatacaaattaaaaccccaatgagagcccctcacacctgtcagactggctaaaatcaaaaaggcaagaaataacaaatgttggtgaggatgtggagaaaaaggaaccctcatgcactgttggtgggaatgcaaactggtgcagccactggggaaaacagtatggagtttcctcaaaaaattaaaacaggtctgtgtgcatacacacaacagaacattattcagccataaaaataggatgagatcttgtcatttgtgacaaccatggatggatctagagggcattgtgctaagtgaaataagtcagacagagaaggacaaatatcctgtgatttcacttatatgtgtaatctaaaaaacaaaacaaaacaaaacaaatgaacaaacaaagcagTGCTAaatatagaggacaaactgatggttgccagaggatatgggggtgagggatgggcaaaagaggtgaaggggagtgggaactaacaggcttccagttatggagtgaatacgtcatggggatgaaaggtacagcacagggaatagagtcaatgatattttaatagtgcTGTATGATAGCAGATGGTAGCTACAGTTGTGGGCATAGCATGAacatatagacttgttgaatcactattaatgtaacattgtgtgtcaactatactttgatttttaatttttaaaaattttttaaagattatttacttataaatgagacagagagagagagagcacgcacacaagcaggagggagaggcagagaggagagggagaagcagactccccgctgagcagggagccctatgtaggggctcaatcccaggatccctgggatcatgaccccagctgaaggcagacccttagcccactgagccatccaggcgcccctatactttgatttaaaaaaaaaaaagatttaaaaaaaggaagaattacaGGAAAAAAGGAGAACATATTAATGAAAGGTAATCAACCTAAAGTGCTTAACGCAATGTCTAACACCTGATAGGCCCTATgtgtttgctattattaataCAAAGAGGAAATCGCCTACAGGGCACTGTTTATTTCCCTGTAAATTCATACTGTAGTGTAATGCTGGGATCCCAGTGAATCTTGCTTAGAACAATTGGTCATCCGCTGCGACTGGGACTAATAATCTTGGATTTATATGTGGCATTTACTGAGTTGGAACACCGGTTCGACGATGCaatcattctttcaacaaacattgattATGCGTttgctgtgtgccaagcactgtgctccATGCGGGGAGGCAGAGAGCGCAGGAATGAACGGATAACAGCTACCATTACTGTGCGCTGGGCACAGTGAGAGCCCTTTAACAGAAGGCATGTCATCCTtccagtgaccccccccccccatctccatTTTCCTGGGAGGAAATCGAAGTTTTGAGGAACTGAGTAATTTGCCAGGGCATTCAACTCCACAGCCACCCTGCGCCCCGACTCTACAGCCTGAGCATCCGCGTGTACACCCTTAAGGAGCTTACTCTGTACTGATGATTAAGAACTCAGACGCTGAACATCCACTCGGCCCATCTCATCCTCTTTCTTGAGAACGCCAGATGTAGGGGACCAGAGCGTGCCCCCTCTGCTGTCAGGGGTACCCCACTTATAGGGAGTACGatggaaaagaagcaaaggagaCGCGAGAGGTTTTGTCGCCAGGCTCCCACGTCCAGGCTCCAGAGGATCTCCCTGGAAGATCCTTCTGCCCCCGTCACAGGAGGATGTCGGGCCCCAGCGGCTCCACATTCCCGAGCGGCACACTGAGAGGCTAAGTCTCTCTGCCTTCAAAGCTCGCGCGACGGCCACACCAAAGACCCAAACCTTGGGCAGGGGCCAAACGGTCACTTCCCCGCCCTCCTGGCGCAGTATGCAAATCCGAGCACCAGGAAGTAGCTGGGACCTCTTGGCCGAGCCCAGAGACAGCCAGTTCCTCTCCCGCCGCTCCGGGCTGTCCGCCGCTCGCTCCCCTGCCGTGGCGCCTCCGGGCCCGACGCGCTGCAGCCTCCAGCCCGCGGCAGGAGGGGCGGCTGCGCCACCCCGGGCCCCGAGCCCGCAGCCTGCCCTGCGCGGGCCCCTCCGGGCCGCCCCGTCGCGCCCCCCGCTCTGAACTCGAGTCACCGTGGagcgccgccgcagccgccgccgccccgcaACTTTCACCGGGAGCTGGTGAGTCCCCGGCGCGAGCGCGGGGCTGGGCGCGggcgccggggcggggcgggcccggGCCGCGGCTGTGCCACTGGCCGGAGTCCCGGGTGCCCGGCCGGGCCTGGGCCGGGGTCTGGGGGTGTCCGCGGGCGCGCGCCGCCTCCTGGCCGCACGGGCGCGGGCCCCGGCGGTGAggacacccaggtgcctccagccTGTGGGTGGCCgggccctggggagcaggggacCGGGCGGCGGGCAGCTCGGCAGGTGTCCTCCCCGCGGCGGCGCGCAGGGGGGCGGTGGGAGGTGTGGGCGCGGAGGCGGGCGCGCCGCGGGTCCCTCTGGCGCCGACCCGAGTGCTGGTTGCGCTTCCCGCTCGGGCCACTCTCGGTGCGCCTCGGGGAAGCCCCTCTCCGCTCAGAGCGGGCGCACGGCGGGGATCCTGGCGGGGACTCCTCGGGTTGCACAATCCGGTCTCCGCGCTGGGTCCCGGGCTCCCCGAGGTGAGGGATGGGGCTCGGCCGGGGCTGGTAGCCAGGCCCGCGGACAGCTGCGCTCCTCGGGAGCCCCGGGCGGGAGCGTGACGTCGAGGGGCTGCAGCAGAGGCTGGTGCGCACCCTCCCGCTGCGCCTGGCGCTTCCCGGCCTGCGGAGTAGCAGTCCCGTGCCTCCGCCCACGGAGAGGAAGCGAGAGTTATTTTAAGAATTCAGGGGTTGCCTTTCCTTCGCCCTGGGGGAAGGGTGTAAGCGTCAGTTCTCGCTTTCCTGCGTTATCTTGGCCGAGAGCGGCTTCTTCTCCAAGCTGTGCATTTGTAACGTTCCTACTAATAGCTGACGTGGTCGTCTGGTTGTGTTtccgtgtgcatgcgtgtgtgtgtgtgtgtgtgtgtgtgtgcatgcgtgtgcgtgcgtgtgcgtgtgtgtgtgtgtgtgtgtgtgtgtgtgtttgaattaTCCCAAACCCACCCAGCTTCTTTGCCAGAAACCCCAGTTGAATCCGGGCCTTGCAGTTTCCTAACTGCGTGTCAACTTGGGCCTATTATTGAAATtacttttgtgggttttttcatcTCGGAGAGAACATGTTTACCTTCTGAGCTATTTATTGCACGTAAAGCCCCAAGCGCATGCATAGGCATTCCGTAACTGGCGCTGTTATTATTTATTGCAAATAATTCTATCCATTAAAACAGGGTTCCCTGGTTCTTTGCAATTTGTTGATTTTAAACCTGAGACTACATGTCTGATTCAGCCATCTGACCTTCTTAGTAAAGCTGCTTAATAAATACACCAGAGATTTGCTGTCTGCAAAGCTAGGGTCTGGGAATCTCACTCACCTAAGCACGAGCTAATATGGATTTTTGGCTTACTTCTGATTTATTGGCTGCCCCCCACGCTGCCTGTAGGGTTTAGGAGGGCAAGCCTGTTGTCCCTGCTTAGGTAAAAGCTAAGGGAATCAGGCACCGAAGGAGTATAGGAATTTCCTAAACCCCCAGAAGCCCTTCCTAAGTAAGGTAAACTCTGTTGGAAAAGGGGGTGATTCAGTTAGTCCTGGGTTTTCCTTTGGAGGTAAGGAGATAAATGTCTTGAGGCTTGAAGAAATTTAATTTGATCCCAAGGGGCTTTTGGTGACCAGGCCTCTTTGGGTGCAGAGTGGGGTAAAACCCTCTTcctgggtgaaggggagaggtcAGCCCatgtaaggaaagagaaaacaggagcTGGAAAAGCTGAGTTTGGGTCTCTCCCATCATTGACCAGAGCTGTGATATGGAATAAGTTGGGTTAATGACTTGGGCCTTTTATTCAGCCAACATTTCCTTCACAGCAGTAACCAGAGTTATATTCTGATTTGTCCGTGTGTGTCTAGTCTATATTCACCACTGCAATGAAAAGCTCTGTGAAAACAGCTCTGTCTTGTCCAAAACACTAGCCCCAATTCTTGTCACACAGTCAAGATTACTTGGAAGAGGGAATTAAGGTTGGCTCTGAGTTTGGCTCTGTGCAAGGCCAAGGAACAAGGCTGGTTCCTAAGGCATCTGAAGCCTGCTGGCTCTCTCTGTCCTGGTTTCTAAAATGGGAATTTTTGACTATCTAGTTATTCTGGGGGCAGTGTTCTAAGCGGGAATCTCTACACAGGGTAGGTTACTCTGCGGTATCCCTCGGAGCAAGGGCTTGACTTGGAGTGATGAGATGTAGCTTGCAAAGGTAGTTTGTCCCGTCAAAAAGACCCACTCTATCTAGGAGTCGTAGATGTTGCCAAGATATATAGAGACTTTGCAATATCCCTGACCCCCAAGGGCGTTTCTTTTAGCAGAAAAGTGGTCCACAGGTTTGTGAATCAATGACTCTCTAAGCCCCTTAGTTCTATTATATTtgtattcaaaaataaatcacCAAAACATCTGAGATGTCAGTTGGTTCAAATGAATATGCAGAGTTGTAATTTAACAACATTAAACAATAAAATCCATAAACAAACCCATAGAAATTTAAATCAGTATAAGTAAGAATACAGTGTGTACATGTCTACAGTGTGAGAAGTTGTTACATCTCGCTCACCCTGCTGATCCCAATGACCGCCATGTCCTCAGGCATGGACAGGATTAACATTGAAAGGTCACTACAATCATTAGTTGGGACACTGACCAATGACTCACTGATGACAAAGGTGGCCTCAGATCTCTTTTGGGCTCTATCTGGCAATGACTGTGCTCACACCTTTTGCTTGTCGGAAGCAATTCCTGAGAACTGCTGATTCCAGAGTCAGAAGCCTTTCTGAGCTCTGATTTCATTGAACCTCTCATGGATCCCAGGGTAGGCAggcacaggttaaaaaaaaagaggtttggtGTCATGTCCAAGGTTACAGACCTGGTTACGTGGCACCACTGGGCAGAGTAGGTATGTTTTCTGGCTCTGACTTTAGAGCATTCCCCACTTTTCTGCCTTTGCGCCTGTAGTAGGTACTCAATTACATAAAAGCAAAGGCATGAtcacttaataaacatttttaaacaggGAACCACAAGGTAATTTTCTTCTATCACTTGGTAATTGTACCATCAAGCAGAGCACTCCAGGCATATTCAGGGAGGTGAGTTTCTGTGCCTTCCAGCACTGCTTCCTGCTTGGGGAGGACAACTGCCAAGG is from Zalophus californianus isolate mZalCal1 chromosome 4, mZalCal1.pri.v2, whole genome shotgun sequence and encodes:
- the LOC113925896 gene encoding translation initiation factor IF-2-like; this encodes MVVLPIAPSSESSGAVSYSVQGSEEEEGAARGPSVGQPESTMARSLNSSVWPGSARRSGRVRTSLCCSPSTSRSRPGLPRSAAVRGPGYQPRPSPIPHLGEPGTQRGDRIVQPEESPPGSPPCARSERRGASPRRTESGPSGKRNQHSGRRQRDPRARPPTGWRHLGVLTAGARARAARRRRAPADTPRPRPRPGRAPGTPASGTAAARARPAPAPAPSPALAPGTHQLPVKVAGRRRLRRRSTVTRVQSGGRDGAARRGPRRAGCGLGARGGAAAPPAAGWRLQRVGPGGATAGERAADSPERRERNWLSLGSAKRSQLLPGARICILRQEGGEVTVWPLPKVWVFGVAVARALKAERLSLSVCRSGMWSRWGPTSSCDGGRRIFQGDPLEPGRGSLATKPLASPLLLFHRTPYKWGTPDSRGGTLWSPTSGVLKKEDEMGRVDVQRLSS